A single region of the Glycine max cultivar Williams 82 chromosome 20, Glycine_max_v4.0, whole genome shotgun sequence genome encodes:
- the LOC100809325 gene encoding tRNase Z TRZ1, with translation MTGKDLEIEGYTVGGLSIGGHETCVIFPTLKVAFDIGRCPPRAVSQNFLLITHAHMDHIGGLPMYVATRGLYRMKPPTIIVPISVKEDVEKLFEIHRKMDQSELKHNLIGLDVGEEFYLRKDLKVKAFRTYHVIPSQGYILYSEKQKLKPEYVGLSGNEIKNLKSSGVEITYTLTEPEIAFTGDTMSDFIVDENNTDVLRARILVLECTFVNNSITVEHARDYGHTHLSEIISYAESLQNRAILLIHFSARYTVEEIQHAVSALPPSLSGRTFALTEGF, from the exons ATGACTGGAAAGGATTTGGAAATTGAAGGATACACAGTTGGGGGGCTGTCCATTGGAGGCCATGAAACATGCGTCATTTTCCCCACACTTAAAGTAGCCTTTGATATTGGTCGCTGCCCACCTCGCGCTGTTTCCCAGAACTTTCTTTTAATCACCCATGCTCACATGGATCACATT GGAGgacttcctatgtatgttgccACACGTGGTTTGTATCGTATGAAGCCCCCTACGATTATTGTGCCAATTTCAGTAAAGGAGGATGTAGAGAAGCTTTTTGAGATTCACAGGAAAATGGATCAATCAGAACTTAAGCACAACCTGATTGGCTTGGATGTAG GAGAAGAGTTTTATTTGAGAAAGGATCTTAAAGTAAAAGCTTTCCGGACTTACCATGTTATACCTAGCCAG GGTTATATACTATATTCTGAAAAACAGAAACTTAAACCAGAGTATGTTGGCCTTTCtggaaatgaaataaagaatttgaagtCATCTGGCGTGGAG ATAACGTACACTTTGACAGAACCAGAAATTGCTTTCACGGGAGATACCATGTCAGATTTCATAGTTGATGAAAATAACACAGATGTCTTACGGGCTAGAATTCTTGTATTGGAG TGCACCTTTGTTAACAATTCAATCACTGTGGAACATGCCAGAGATTATGGACACACTCATCTGTCCGAG ATAATAAGTTATGCTGAGAGTTTACAGAACAGAGCAATCCTTTTGATTCACTTTTCGGCTCGTTACACAGTAGAG gaaattcAACACGCTGTAAGTGCATTGCCTCCCAGTTTATCTGGTCGAACTTTTGCGCTTACCGAAGGTTTCTGA
- the LOC100799388 gene encoding annexin D5 gives MTTLSIPPLIPSPREDAIKLHKAFKGLGCDTSKVIKILAHRNAEQRSLIQQEFETNYSELLSKRLSKELRGHVKKAMLLWLHDPATRDAKVVRKALTASVVDNQALTEIICSRTPSQLRRLKEVYLSTYHSYLEQDIENKTSGDYKKLLLAYVSIPRYEGPELDHIIVQEDAKQLYKSGEKRIGTDEKMFIKIFSEKSSTHLAAVNSAYIASYGHSLEKAIKKETSGSFGSALLTILRCATDPAMYFAKILRKSMKGVGTDDSRLIRVIVTRTEIDMHYIKITYYKKYGKPLTHAVKSDTSGHYKDFLLNLLGSDY, from the exons ATGACAACTTTGAGCATACCTCCATTGATACCCTCGCCTAGGGAAGATGCTATCAAGTTGCATAAAGCTTTCAAAG GTCTTGGTTGTGACACGTCTAAAGTTATCAAAATCCTTGCTCACAGGAATGCAGAACAACGTAGCCTCATTCAACAAGAATTTGAAACCAACTACTCTGAACTACTTTCCAAACGATTATCAAAAGAGCTTCGTGGGCATGTTAAG AAAGCAATGTTACTTTGGTTGCATGATCCTGCAACTAGGGATGCTAAGGTAGTAAGAAAAGCCTTAACTGCCTCAGTTGTTGATAATCAGGCTTTAACAGAAATAATATGTTCTCGTACCCCATCACAATTAAGGCGATTGAAAGAAGTTTATCTGTCAACTTATCATTCCTATCTTGAGCAAGACATTGAGAACAAAACCAGTGGTGATTACAAGAAG TTGTTGTTGGCGTATGTGAGTATACCACGCTATGAAGGCCCAGAGTTGGATCATATAATAGTCCAGGAGGATGCAAAACAACTCTATAAATCAGGGGAGAAAAGGATAGGAACTGATGAGAAGATGTTTATAAAGATTTTTAGTGAGAAAAGCAGCACACATTTGGCTGCAGTCAATTCTGCTTACATAGCTTCATATGGACACTCACTAGAAAAG GCAATAAAGAAGGAAACATCTGGCTCTTTTGGGAGTGCCCTCTTAACCATACTACGTTGTGCTACTGATCCTGCTATGTACTTTGCCAAG ATTCTACGCAAGTCAATGAAGGGTGTGGGAACTGATGATAGTAGACTAATAAGGGTAATTGTAACAAGGACTGAGATAGACAtgcattatataaaaataacatattataagaaatatggaAAACCATTAACTCACGCTGTTAAGTCAGACACATCAGGCCATTATAAAGATTTTCTTCTGAATCTTTTAGGTTCTGATTATTAG
- the LOC100813453 gene encoding purple acid phosphatase 17 isoform X2 — protein sequence MGKMGDKLDLDFVVSTGDNFYNSGLKGVNDPLFLQSFSNIYTAKSLRKQWYSVLGNHDYRGNALAQLSPLLRKIDRRWFCQRSFILNAGVAEFFFIDTTPFMRKYFNNSNRHYDWRGVLPRQKYLKTLLKDLEEELRKSTARWKIAVGHHAIRSIGHHGDSPELVKHLVPVLKANNVDMYINGHDHCLQHISSTDSPLLYLTSGAGSKAWRGDVKETHFDVKFFYDGQGFMSVQMTENDTNFAFYNVFGEKIHHWKVTKSTMHPSI from the exons ATGGGAAAGATGGGAGACAAACTTGATTTAGATTTTGTTGTATCAACTGGAGACAATTTCTACAATAGTGGGTTAAAAGGTGTAAATGATCCATTATTTCTGCAGTCATTTTCCAACATTTACACTGCTAAGAGCCTTAGGAAGCAATGGTACTCTG TTTTGGGAAACCATGACTATAGGGGTAATGCACTGGCACAGTTAAGTCCACTCTTGAGGAAGATTGACAGGAGATGGTTTTGCCAGAGATCATTTATTCTTAATGCAG GAGTTGCTGAATTTTTCTTCATAGACACAACCCCGTTTATGAGAAAATATTTCAACAATTCGAATCGTCACTATGATTGGCGAGGCGTGCTTCCGAggcaaaaatacctcaaaacCCTTCTGAAG GATCTTGAGGAAGAATTGAGGAAATCAACTGCAAGATGGAAAATCGCTGTGGGTCACCATGCAATAAGAAGTATTGGCCATCACGGTGATAGTCCAGAACTTGTAAAGCACCTTGTCCCAGTACTTAAG GCCAACAATGTTGACATGTACATAAATGGGCATGACCATTGCCTCCAACATATAAGCAGCACAGATAG CCCACTTCTATATTTAACGAGTGGAGCAGGATCAAAGGCATGGAGAGGTGATGTTAAAGAAACCCACTTTgatgtgaaattcttttatgATGGTCAAGGTTTCATGTCTGTTCAAATGACTGAAAATGACACAAATTTTGCTTTCTACAATGTCTTTGGTGAGAAGATACACCATTGGAAAGTGACTAAGTCCACGATGCATCCTTCTATATGA
- the LOC100814525 gene encoding RNA demethylase ALKBH10B, producing the protein MAMPSGNAVMPEKLQFPGGGGGSEIHYRQQWFVDERDGFIGWLRSEFAAANAIIDSLCHHLRCVGEPGEYDMVVGAIQQRRCNWTQVLLMQQYFSVSEVVCALQQVSWRRQQRVVDLAKTGAKEFRKFGSGIRQGQHRLEAAKDGYNSSVESFCHGTNAVVVAGGVEKGTPLTEKNGEIKSGGKVGTMDNKSLASPEERKDTITNHQSDGILKGSGNSQGSLSTSECEAVGVNEECVSNSKENDSTMGKTFIGNEMFDGKMVNVVDGLKLYEDLLDRTEVSKLVSLVNDLRVAGKRGQFQGNQTFVVSKRPMKGHGREMIQLGVPIADAPPDVDNVTGISKDKKVESIPSLFQDIIKRLVASQVMTVKPDACIVDFFNEGEHSHPNNWPPWFGRPLYMLFLTECDMTFGRIIVSDHPGEFRGAVTLSLVPGSLLVMQGKSTDFAKHALPSIHKQRIIVTFTKSQPRSSLPNDSERLAPPAAPHWAPPPSRSPNHVRHQLGPKHYPTVQATGVLPAPNGMQPLFVPVPVPVASPMSFPTPVPIPPGSIGWTSAPPRHPPPRIPVPGTGVFLPPPGSGTIHEVNPSVETWTVSGKENGKSNHSKTNSEAEEAGVEKEHESNDMTAASH; encoded by the exons ATGGCAATGCCATCGGGAAATGCAGTAATGCCGGAAAAATTGCAGTTTCCGGGTGGCGGTGGTGGTAGTGAGATCCACTACCGCCAGCAGTGGTTTGTGGATGAGAGGGACGGGTTTATCGGTTGGCTTCGCAGCGAATTCGCGGCTGCAAATGCCATCATAGACTCTCTGTGCCACCATTTGCGTTGTGTTGGGGAGCCTGGGGAGTATGACATGGTTGTTGGGGCAATTCAGCAGAGGAGGTGTAATTGGACTCAGGTGCTGCTTATGCAGCAGTACTTTTCTGTGTCTGAGGTGGTGTGTGCACTGCAGCAAGTGTCATGGAGGAGGCAGCAGAGGGTTGTTGATCTGGCGAAAACCGGTGCAAAGGAGTTTAGGAAGTTCGGTTCGGGGATTAGGCAAGGGCAGCACAGGCTTGAGGCTGCCAAGGATGGTTATAATTCTAGTGTAGAGTCTTTTTGTCATGGGACAAATGCTGTGGTGGTTGCTGGAGGTGTGGAGAAAGGGACCCCTTTGACCGAGAAGAATGGAGAAATTAAATCTGGTGGCAAGGTTGGGACCATGGATAACAAGAGTTTAGCATCTCCTGAGGAGAGGAAAG ATACTATTACAAATCATCAATCTGATGGTATTTTGAAGGGCTCTGGGAATTCTCAAGGATCTCTGTCCACCTCTGAATGTGAAGCTGTGGGTGTAAATGAAGAATGTGTATCAAATTCTAAAG AGAATGATTCTACCATGGGAAAAACTTTTATTGGCAACGAGATGTTTGATGGGAAGATG GTGAATGTGGTTGACGGACTGAAGTTGTATGAAGATTTATTGGATAGGACTGAAGTTTCAAAACTTGTTTCATTGGTCAATGATCTGAGGGTTGCCGGAAAGAGAGGACAATTTCAAG GAAATCAGACATTTGTGGTTTCAAAAAGGCCCATGAAAGGACATGGAAGGGAAATGATTCAGTTGGGTGTTCCCATTGCTGATGCACCACCAGATGTGGACAATGTAACAGGAATCTCCAAAG ATAAGAAAGTAGAATCTATCCCTTCTTTGTTCCAAGATATTATCAAGCGCTTGGTTGCCTCGCAAGTGATGACTGTGAAGCCTGATGCTTGCATTGTGGATTTCTTTAATGag GGTGAGCACTCACATCCCAACAATTGGCCTCCTTGGTTTGGAAGACCTCTTTATATGCTTTTCCTGACTGAATGTGACATGACTTTTGGGAGAATAATTGTCTCAGATCATCCTGGGGAGTTCAGGGGTGCTGTCACGCTTTCTCTTGTACCCgg GTCCCTTCTGGTGATGCAAGGGAAATCAACTGATTTCGCCAAGCATGCTCTTCCTTCTATTCACAAACAACGCATAATTGTAACCTTCACAAAGTCCCAACCGAGAAGTTCCCTGCCAAATGATTCTGAACGACTTGCTCCACCAGCAGCGCCCCATTGGGCCCCACCACCGAgcagatctcccaatcatgtgcgTCATCAATTAGGCCCCAAGCATTATCCCACGGTTCAAGCAACTGGAGTACTGCCAGCTCCGAACGGTATGCAGCCGTTGTTTGTGCCGGTGCCGGTGCCAGTTGCATCTCCCATGTCATTTCCCACACCTGTGCCAATCCCACCTGGTTCCATTGGATGGACCTCAGCTCCTCCGAGGCATCCTCCTCCTCGAATCCCTGTTCCTGGCACAGGAGTTTTCCTCCCTCCACCTGGCTCAGGTACCATACATGAAGTGAACCCAAGTGTGGAAACTTGGACTGTGTCGGGAAAGGAAAATGGGAAATCTAATCACAGCAAGACAAATTCTGAAGCTGAAGAAGCTGGTGTAGAGAAAGAACACGAAAGCAACGACATGACGGCTGCAAGCCATTGA
- the LOC100813453 gene encoding purple acid phosphatase 17 isoform X1: MASPSSPLHSAAILCIYFVLPAFAELQRFQHQPKHDGSLNFLVIGDWGRKGHYNQSLVATQMGKMGDKLDLDFVVSTGDNFYNSGLKGVNDPLFLQSFSNIYTAKSLRKQWYSVLGNHDYRGNALAQLSPLLRKIDRRWFCQRSFILNAGVAEFFFIDTTPFMRKYFNNSNRHYDWRGVLPRQKYLKTLLKDLEEELRKSTARWKIAVGHHAIRSIGHHGDSPELVKHLVPVLKANNVDMYINGHDHCLQHISSTDSPLLYLTSGAGSKAWRGDVKETHFDVKFFYDGQGFMSVQMTENDTNFAFYNVFGEKIHHWKVTKSTMHPSI, translated from the exons ATGGCTTCCCCATCATCTCCCCTTCATTCAGCAGCAATTTTATGCATATATTTTGTGCTACCCGCTTTTGCAGAGCTTCAGAGGTtccaacatcaaccaaaacaTGATGGATCCCTCAACTTTCTAGTCATTGGAGATTGGGGTAGAAAAGGGCATTATAATCAATCCCTTGTAGCCACACAG ATGGGAAAGATGGGAGACAAACTTGATTTAGATTTTGTTGTATCAACTGGAGACAATTTCTACAATAGTGGGTTAAAAGGTGTAAATGATCCATTATTTCTGCAGTCATTTTCCAACATTTACACTGCTAAGAGCCTTAGGAAGCAATGGTACTCTG TTTTGGGAAACCATGACTATAGGGGTAATGCACTGGCACAGTTAAGTCCACTCTTGAGGAAGATTGACAGGAGATGGTTTTGCCAGAGATCATTTATTCTTAATGCAG GAGTTGCTGAATTTTTCTTCATAGACACAACCCCGTTTATGAGAAAATATTTCAACAATTCGAATCGTCACTATGATTGGCGAGGCGTGCTTCCGAggcaaaaatacctcaaaacCCTTCTGAAG GATCTTGAGGAAGAATTGAGGAAATCAACTGCAAGATGGAAAATCGCTGTGGGTCACCATGCAATAAGAAGTATTGGCCATCACGGTGATAGTCCAGAACTTGTAAAGCACCTTGTCCCAGTACTTAAG GCCAACAATGTTGACATGTACATAAATGGGCATGACCATTGCCTCCAACATATAAGCAGCACAGATAG CCCACTTCTATATTTAACGAGTGGAGCAGGATCAAAGGCATGGAGAGGTGATGTTAAAGAAACCCACTTTgatgtgaaattcttttatgATGGTCAAGGTTTCATGTCTGTTCAAATGACTGAAAATGACACAAATTTTGCTTTCTACAATGTCTTTGGTGAGAAGATACACCATTGGAAAGTGACTAAGTCCACGATGCATCCTTCTATATGA